CCTGCCGCGTGCAGACAATCCGGGCGAACCGCGACCCGCTGTTCGGCGGCATCAACCCCGAGCCGATTGGCAAGAATCTCGGCGCGCTATGCGACGCGGTGAAAAAGACGCGCGCCCAGATCGGGTTGGCGACCGACGGCGATGCGGACCGTCTCGGTATCGTGAACGACAAGGGGCAGTACGAATCCATTCAGCTCGTGTTCGCCATGCTGTTGCTGCACCTGATTCGCAATCGCGGACAGAAGACCGGTGTGGTGGTGAAGTCAGCCAATAGTACGGTGCTCATTGATCGCATCTGTCGCGCGCACAGTTTGAAACTGGCGGAAGTGCCGGTGGGCTTCAAATACATCTGTCAGCAGATGCGCGAAAGAGACGTGCTGATTGGCGGCGAGGAAAGCGGCGGAATTGGATTCCAGGGCCACATTCCCGAGCGCGACGGCATGCTGGCCAACCTGATGTTGCTGGAGATGCTGACGATGACCGGCAAACCCCTCACGCGGATCGCGCGGGAACTGCAAAAGGAATTTGGCGCCAGCTCCTATGACCGCATTGACATGCGCTTCCCGCTGGAGAAACGCGAGAAGTTCATCGAGTCGTTGCGGAGCCAGCCCCCGAAGGAGTTGCTCGGAGTGCCATTGGCCCAGATGAAGGACTTCGATGGCGTGAAGTACATCGCGCAGGACGATTCCTGGCTGATGTTTCGCACTTCCGGCACCGAGCCGATCATCCGCATTTACAGCGAAGCGTCGACCGCCGTGCGCATGAAAAGGTTGCTGGAACACGGCAAGAGCCTCGCGCTGAAGATGGCGAAGACGTAGGCTGAATCCTTCTTCCGGTTGTCGGGCAGGCCGCGGATATCGGCCCGATTTCTACTGAACGATCAGCCTGGTTTGGGCGCAGGGCGGGGGACAATTACCGCCGCCACCGTCTCCTATGACTGTAGCCAGGAATTGAACGTTCGCACTCCAGTTGTTTCCGGTCCCACTAGAGTTGAGCAGTTTGACGATCACAAATCCTAGTATGTCGGCTTGCCCGCTGTTTCCGCTGAAAGAGAACTGGTCAACTACCGGCATAACCAAGATGGCCCCGGCACCGAGTGCATTAAACGCCTGATCCACTTGTCCGTTGCCTGATTTGGTCGGAATCGTTCCTACTGACGTCTCGCAGCCGCAACCAGACGAACCGGTCATGGCGACATACCAAGCTGGCGTGTCCTGATAAGCAGCAAGGTAGACTTTACCCTGTTTGCCACTTCCTATAGTAATATCGTTCAAAAGCATGGTGTCACCATAGGTGTGATTGGTCACCTGATCCACGGACACCCCGAAGGGAACCGCATTCGCCACCCGACCGGCCCCCTCCAGATCAGCGGTTGAGTGAACCGTTGGACTCATGGAACTGAGGCCGACGACTTTTGCGAACTGCATGCCAACGTTTCGCTTCGCCTGCACGCGCACCGCGGTGTAAACGCCGTTGGTCGTTTGATTCGGGAAAAACTGACCGTTCGCCCATCTTCCGACCTGTATCCCCCCTCCGCTCGTAATCTCAGACGAGGTGACGCCGTTGGCGCCTGCTACATTGGCCGCTTCCAAGCTGGCATTGTTCGCTGCGGTACTCGCCGCCAAATTCGTATTGAGCATGACGACGGCTGCAAAAGCGCCCGCATCCGTGCCGAACTGCTCATGGCGCTTTTCCTTATACGCGCGCGCCACGTCGATGCTAAGCGCCGTGAACCCAAACAGGGCCACCATGGAAACCGTGACCAGCACGAGGGTCGAACCGTTTTTGCCTCGCGACTCCTGACGCGGGATTCTTCGTACTCGTTTGCTCATAAGCTCCTCCGTCCCCGCCATCGACTAGCGCATGACCGTCGTCGCGCTCAGTGTCAACGAACCTCCGGCAGTTTTACCGGGAACAACAAACGGGATAATCAAGGGCAAGTTGTAAGTGACCGTTACGCTTGTTGCGGTGTTCCCTGCCAGGTTCGTTGGAGTGACGCTCGCCGTCGCACTGCCCGCATTCAACATGGGAGCCACAGCACCCGTTGCAACTGCCTGGACGTTACTGCCCGACGGGGATCCAACAACGGCGTATCGGGCTCCGACCGCCGAAGCGTTACGCACCGTGAGCATTGCTGAAAAAATAAACCCGTACTGGATTATTCCAAATAGCAGCAGCGCCAGGATGGGCAAGACCAGCGCGAATTCCACCAACGACTGCCCCGACTGTTTTCGGTATGATTTGCTTATCCAGTGACTCAATTCATGATTCATAATATTCTCCATGGCAGTAAGTAGCATGCGGCGTACCTATCCACACCGCAGGCCGTGTTTCTCGCCGTTTTTCAGCACGATCAGGGCCAACCGCCGTCAAAGCGACGCAACTACCACAACCAGAACGGGGACAGAGCCCGACGAGACGGCATCGGTGGAGACTCACAGACAGGCGGGTGGGCAGCCTCCCATCGCGCAAGTTCAACAATTGCAACGCTCTCTCAAAGGCGAGAATCATGAGATGATACGGGCGGTCGCGGCTTGCAAGTTTGGGTCGTTCAAGGCACACTACCTTGTAGAATCGGATGACCGAAATGGTAAGGGTTGACTCTACAACGACCGTCATAGGCAGGCTTCATCTTGCCTCGGGTACAATGTCGCGTCGCGTGTTCGAACTGACGCAGGACCGCGTCAACGTCGGACGCGAGGACGACAACCTGATCCGTCTTGATCACATCACGGTTTCTCTGCACCACGCCGTCCTGATCCGCACCGGCTCGCATTACAAGGTTCGCGACCTGATCTCCACGAACGGGACGTTCATCAACGGCGTCCGCATAACCGGGGAGGACTTGCGCCATGGCGACACGCTGCTCTTTGGCGAGGTCGAGATGTGGTACGAGGAGCCGGGACAACCGCCGGCTGAACCGAAAATATACTCGCCCCAGACGGCCTTGCCCTTGGGACGGTCGCGGCCAATCGAGCCTCCCGCGAAAGAGTTGGAATACCGAATCGTGGGCGCTGACGGGCGCACCTACGGGCCGGTCAATGCCACGCAACTGCAGAAGTGGATCTCGCAAGGGTTCGCCAATGAGCAGACGTGGGTGCCGGCCGAGGCGCGCCGGAACTGGAAACAACTCGCGGAGTTCCCGGAATTTGCCGACGCGCTCCGGGCCAATCCGACTGCGACCAACCTCCTGGGCACACCTCCCAAAGAAGCGCGGTCGGAGGCGCCCGTCAAGGTTACCCCGATTGCAGCTCCCGGGCTTGTCACTGCTACGGAGCCTGCCACAGCCGCCGAGGAGGCGCCGGTTGCGCCCACTCGCTGGGGAAATTGGCCACATCGCGTGGCTGGACTGTTGTTGGTGGTGCTGGTGGGCGGCGCCGGCGCGTGGTGGTTCGAGCGATGGCCGTTTGGTTCGGGTGGGCCGCTGCGGCAATTTGGGCGTAGCGCAGACGTATATGTATTGTCCGATCCGGATTACGCGGTGGCCGGCGCGGCGGAGGACGCGAAGAATTACACGGAACTGCTCAAGACCGCCAAGGTCCTGGCGGACCGTTATCCCAACAGTGGCGTGGTCCAATATATTCTCGGCGAGGCCTACGCGAAGCTGGGCTTTTTTTCCAATGCCGCAACCGCGTTCCAGGAAGCGATCAAGCTCAAGCCGGATTACGTCGATGCGTGGTACAACCTCGGATGGGCTTACACCAGGGCAGGCAACATGCCGGAAGCGGCTGACGTGTTTCAGCAGTTGGTCAAACTGACCCCGCGCGACCCCCAGGCGTGGGAGAATTTGGGCGGCGCGTACGCGGGGGAGGGGCATCCGGCGGACGCGATAGCCGCGTACCGAAAAGCGGTCGAATTGAAGCCGGATTTTGCCGACGCCCATTTCAAGCTCGGCGCAGCCTACGCAAGTCAGGGTCGGTACCCCGAGGCCATCAACGCCTATCGGCTGGCATTGAAACATAGGCCCGATTTTCCGGAGGCATGGTTCAATCTCGGCGTCGTCTCGGAGCAGCAAGGCGACCACGACGAGGCCGTCCTCTTCTTCCAGCAAGCACTCAAGCTCAAGCCCAACTACGCCGAAGCCTGGGGCGGCCTGGTCAGGGCCTACCTGAAGCTCCATCAGACCGGCAAAGCCGGCGATGCCGCTCGCGAAATGAAAAAGATCGATCCCGTCAAAGCCGATCAACTCGCCCAAGAGCTGAGCCGTGAAACACCACAGCCATTGTCCACCCCTGCAAGACCGAGATAACGCGCGGGCCAGTATCGCGAATTCGTGATAACGACGGGGTCAGTCTGCTTTTTCATGATGACGCAACGGCAGGCTAACGACAATTGAACTGACCGCATTTGTGCGGCTGCCCCTTCGTAACGTATATTGAAGAGATGACCGCGATCCGTGCCAGGGTTTCAAACATCCTCACGGCAGCGCCTTCCTGGATGCACTGGCTCCTGCTGGCCCTTACGGCTGCCCTAATCGGGTTGGTCGTGGTTTTGGTTGATTTGACCCCGCACGTGGATGAGGACTTTTTCTTTTCGGTAAAGGACCCGCAATTTCAACAGACCAAAAAGATCGAAGCGAGTTTTCCCAACCGGTCACAACTCATCATCAGTGTTTCGTCGCCCGATATTTCTTCCGAGCATTACCTTGAGCGAATCGGACAGCTGACGGAAAAGATCAAGGCGATCAACCAGATAGTGGGTGTACGGAGCCTGGCTGAGGGGCCCAAAAGTTTTTCCGATGCGATGGCAAGCCCGCTATGGCGGCGCCTGTTGATTGCCGGCAACCAACGATCCTCCAATTTGATCGTGCTGATCGAAGGAAAGGAGGCTTCGAAGCTCATCCGTCGGGTGGAGGACATCGTCAAGGAGTTTGACGAGAAGGACTTTGTCATCCGCATCGCGGGAGCGCCCTATGTCGTGGCCATGATTCAACGCAACCTGGTACACGATTTTGCATGGTTCAGCGCCACCGCGGTCATTCTCTTTGGCGGGGCCATGCTGCCGATATTCCGGTCGGTGCGGATTCTGGTCGGCATGCTGGCGACCTGCATCAGCGCGATCATGGTCTCGCTGCTCGTCCAGGCCCTCTTGGGGATGAAAATCGGCATCCTGACCGCCAATCTCAGCACCATTGTCTTCGTGCTGACTTTTTCCCATCTCGTGTATATGACGTCGAATTGGCGCAACCTTGCCCACCGGCGCGACACGGCGCCGCGCCAACTGGCCGCGGCTGCGTACGGGGTGACGCTTCCTCCCTCCTTCTGGTGCATGGTCTGCACGTCACTGGGTTTTGCCACGCTGTTGCTGGTGCAGGCCAAACCGTTGCGCGAACTGGGCCTCGGGGGAACGATTGGCACGATTGCCGCCTTCCTCTGCGCCTACACCATCTATCCATTCTTCTTGCGCTGGGCGGTTCCGCCAGACGATCGGGTAACCAAAACCAAACGCTACTCGCCGTTCGGGGATCGCCGGTTCATCCTGCCGGTAGCTCTCTTGCTGATCGTGACGGTCAGCCTGGCTTTTGGTCTGCGCAAATTGAACACGGATCCAAGCCTGTTGGATTATTTCAAACCCCATCAACCCTTGCGGGACGGGCTGGAATACGTGGATCGCAATGGCGGCAGCAGCCCGCTCGAACTGGTCGTTGCGACTACGGATGGCCGTAAATTAAACACGAGCGACGCCTATGAAAAAATGTGGCAACTCCAGGGGGCGTTGGAAAACCAACCGGCGGTCGGCACGGTCGTTTCGCTGCCGGTCCTCATGGCGGAAGGGAATCGGGCGCCGTTGGCTTTTCTGCTGACCTGGGAAAATCTTCTTCGCATCATGGAAAAGCCTGAGCACGGCCGGGTGGCCGCCAGCTTTATCAACGAAGACCACACGCAGGCGGTGTTCCTTCTGCGCATGGTTGAATCCGGACGGCAACAATACCGGGCCGAGATCGTGGACGACCTCCGTTCCATCGTCCGCCAGCAGGGCTTCGAACCGGTCCTCGTCGGCGGCGTCTATCAGCTCCAAGGAGACCTGGCAAGGTTGGTTTCCGCCAGCATGCTGGAGGGCCTTGGATGGTTGTTTGCGGTGTTTCTGGTCGTCGCTCTCATCATCACGAGATCGTTTCGCACCGCGGTGGCCATGATTATCAGCTTGAGCTTGTGCCGCTTTTGCATGCTGGGAGCCGCCGGGTTTTTGAAGGTGCCGGTGGACATCATTTCGGCTCCTGCCGCCAATGTTTGCATCGGCATGGCCGTGGACTCCATGATCCATCTGGTGTTTGCCGTTCGCCGCAATCGTCGCTTGGAAAAGGACTCCTGGAAGGTGTGGGTGGCGGCCCGCGACGAACAATGGCGCGCCGTCGCCGGCTCGGCGACCATCATCGCCACCGGCTTCGCGATTTTTACCCTGTCGAATTTCCCGCCGACTCAACGGTTTGGGCTGGTGGTGATTTTTGGCACGCTGATTGACATCATGGCCACCCTGCTGGTCTTGCCGCTTCTCAGCGGCGCCCACTGGAAAACCGTAGCCACCAGGTAAGCGATCGCTCCCACGCGTGTTCGTTCATGGACGACGTCTGCGTCGGCCGAAGAATCGATAGGCGGGCCTGGTGTCGGCTTTCCAGAACAAACGGACGAGATGAAATTGGCCGGCCTGCTGGGCGAGCATGAGCGCGGTTCGACCGCTGGGGCCTTTCGCTTCGAGGTTTGCGCCATGGCCGATCAAGGCCTTGACGAAGTCCGCACGGTCCTGTTGTACAGCGAGCATCAGGGCGGTCATTCCGTCGGGAGCGACGGCATTTACGTCCGCACCCTGGGCAAGGGCCACATTCAGCGAACTCGAGTCGCCGTGTTGCACCGCAAGAAGCAGAGCAGCGGTAGCGCTTTCTCGTCGCTCCGTTTCTGCAGGAGGAGCTGGTCTGGAGGGAACGATCACCTGCGTTGGACACCGCGGACAATCCACAATCTTCCCCACGGCGGACTCGTCGATCACCATGCTCTTGCTGCAATTGGGGCATTCAAACAGGATGTCCCTGGGCGTGATGGTGATTTCTGGTATGGTCGCGTCGACGTGAAGCGTATCCATAAACGTCCCCTCCGACAGCAGGTCTAACTGGATACCAACTTCGGTCATTGGCTGGCAAGAATTATCGTGGATGGCTACGAGGCTTGCGGCAGCGCGATGTCTCTATTTCACCACCACATCAATTAGTACATCCCCGCCAAGCGTCCCAGCGAGAGTCTTGTTGCCACAGCCGGGATCGCTGCCGCTGGGCGGACGCGGACAGAGGTCGTTCGAGGACGTGCTGTCCGTTTCACTAAGTGCGCTCAGATCGACAACCGCAGTTGTCTGGTAGTCGTTGTTCGTCGCAGTCTTGGTTGTGGCTAGCGGATTGTTGGCGCAAGAGAAGATCGTGGTGTAGGCGAGGTTGAGTTTCTTTTTCGGTGCGAGTTGGAACGGAAAAACAAACTTCGGCGTGGTCAACATTGCGACCGGGTTGGTGCAGGCCCCAAGCGATTGGATATTGAGCGTTACGAGATTGGCCAGGGTGCCAAGATCCGGGATGACTTCGGTAGCGTCGCCGTTGTTTTGGATGGTGACGGCGAACTTGCCAGTGATGTTGGGTTTCGTGGCGCTGAGCGTGATCTTCTTGGGTGCCTTGAGTTTGGTGACCTCGAGGTCGTGGGTGGCGACCGCTGCGATCCAGACTTTCGTGGCGGTGCCGGTCGCGCCGCCGGCAATCGCGCGGATGGCGTCGGTGCCGGCGATGGTGCCGGTGTACGTGAATGTGCCCAACCCACCGGCGCTGGTCGTGGCGCTGCCGGTCTGGCCGGCGTTGGCGCCGAGCACACTGAAATTCACATGCAGACCGGATTTGGCGACGCCGTTGGAAGTGACAGTCGCCACAACGGTGTTCGGGGTGTTGACGGTGTTCGTGGCCAGGGCCGGCGATAAGACGCAACTGATGGTCACTGAGGAATTGGTTGAGATCGTGAGCTTGAACACCGTGCCCAAGGCGTTCGTCCCGCTGCCGCCCACCTCCGTCGTACCGTAGAACGCGCCGTCAGGGCCTAGCAGCAGCCGCGCTACCGGGTCGCCCCCGTTTAGAGCATTGAACGAGACCAGCTTCGTCAGGTCGCCGTTGGTGGTGATTTGGAACACCGTGCCGACCCCGAACGCCCCGCCGCTGGAGGCCGTGCCGTAGAAGTTACTATCACTGCCCAGTGCCAACCCGGCCTTCGGCAGCTTTCCTTCGGGGCCGGTGAATGCGTGCAGATTCGTGAAGACGCCGTCCGGGGTGATCTGGAAGACCGTGCCGCAGCCGTTGGTGCAGTTTAACGCCCCCAAGACGCTGCCGGAGGTCGTGCCGTAGAAGTTACCGTCGTTGCCCTCGACCAAGTCGCCCAGCGGTTGCTGGCCGTCGCTCCCGTCAAACGAATGCAGGATCGTGAGTACGCCATTGGTGGTCATCTTGAAAACGGTGCCGCAGCCGCTCGAGCAATTCGAGCTTGTACCGCCGAACTGGGTCGTGCCGTAGAGATTGCCGTCGCTACCCTGGATCAGCCCGGCCGGAGTTGACTCCGGAAGCTCGACGTTCAGCGCCGTACACACGCCGTTCGTGGCAATCTGGAACACCCCGGCACCGCCCGTGCCGTACAAATTGCCGTCACTGGTCTGCACCAGTTTGGCATTGCTGCCAATAGCACAGCAGGAGCCTGGATCAGGTGGGCTAATTGTCGTCAGGACGCCGCTCGCCGTGATCCGGAACGCGGTGCCGAGGCCACAGGCCCCGCCATCGAAGGTCGTGCCGTACAAATTGCCGTCGCTGGCTTGCACCAGTCCGCCGCGTGGGGCACTCCCGTCGTCGTAGTTGAACAAGTGGAGCGACGTAAACGCGCCGTCCGAACTGATCTCGAACAAGGTGCCACAACTCCCAACGCAACCATTCGTTTCCATCCCACCGAACTCGGTCGTGCCGTAGAAATTGCCATTGGTGCCGAGCGCGAGTCCGGCCACGGGCGCATCTCCGTCAGCGCCGGTGAAGGTATGCAGCGTCGTCAGTGTGACCGCCGCGAGCAGATCACCGGCGACCACCGATAGACCCAGACCAACGACGATAGCAAGAAGAGCGACTCGTTTCATGATGGTTTGCCCTTTGTAACGCACCCAAATTAATTTCCGTGAACCAGAAGGAGGAGAGTCAAACGCGACCCTGTGCCTCTCCGCGCAGAATGTTTGTTGCAAAAGAGTCCCTGCATGTCGAGGCTTATTCTAACGACGTCAAGGCTGCACGCCCGCAAATTGCAGGGATAAGGGAGCCAGCCCTCACATGATCGCATAATCGACATTCGCCTGCGGTAAAACCGTCCTTGTGTATCCGTCAGAATCGTCTGGTCAGCACTGTCGGGGGTGATACTATGGCCGTCTAAACGGTGAGATTAACGCCCCCATGAAGCGAGAATTCCTGGCGGTAGCATTGGTTGTGATCGCGACGATGGGCATCGCGCGAGGGGACGCCACGAACAATCCGACGGCATCCACGCAACCACCGTCACCGGTGCCGGCGACAAACAACCCGGCAGAACCGCCGGGCCCGTCGCCAAAAATCCAGTTCGACAAGACCGTGTACGATTTCGGCATCACGTCGCTCGTCGAATCCCTTACCGGGACCTTCACGTTCCACAACACGGGCACGGGAGAACTCAAAATTGGGAAGCTGTTACAGAAAGCCAGTGTGAAACCAGATGTCCTCAAGCCGGGGGAAAAGGGCGAGTTGGTCTTCAAGCTCAGTATCGGCGCCGCCCATGGTGCGCTTGAGAAACATATCACCGTCACATCCAACGACCCGCAGGCACCTAAAATGAGTTTGTCGATTAAAGTCGAAGTCAAACAGGTACTTGAGATTTCGCCTCAGAACATCCACTTGGGGAACGTTCGGCAGGGAACAATCACGAATGTGATGGTGCTGGTGCACCGCGTGGATGGCAAAAGCCTCAACATCACCAAGGCGGAATCCGGCAGTAAGCTTTTGCGGACACGAGTGGAACCCGTCGAAGGCTCCAACGATGAGTCCGCGAAGGTCATCATTGAACTCCAGAACGAAGGAACGCCGCGGCAATTTGGCGAGAGTGTAAAGTTGTCTCTTGAGGACGTCCCGCAGCCCGTGGCGGCCATCACCATCGACGGGCGGCTACTCGGTGATGTGCTCGTGGATCCGGTGATGCTGTACTGGCCAATCAGAGACACTTCCTCGACGAATTCCGAGGCGCTGCCAACGCGGGAGATCAAGGTCTTGGCTCTCACGGCAGGTCAGCCCCTAGATATTACGAACCTGACGACGAACGTCAAGGACTTGAGCCTCAAACTGGTCGCAAAAAATGCAGGCCAGACGTATGTGGTCGTCGCGCGGCTTGTGAAGATGCCAGAGAAATCTGTGCAGGGCGCCATTGTCTTCGAGACGAACATGACGTCCCAACCGAAAGTGGTGATCCCTGTGACGATTTCTATTCCAAAACAGTTGCCGTAAAGTAGGGAAGGGGACTACCCAAACGCGGGAAAGGGTGATAGAGTGCGCGGCTCATGGATTTGGGGCATATACGGAATTTCTGCATCATCGCGCACATCGACCACGGCAAGACGACGTTGTCGGACCGGCTCTTGGAGACGACGGGGGCACTGGAGAAACGCGAGATGCGCGAGCAGGTGCTCGACTCGATGGACCTCGAACGCGAGCGCGGCATCACCATCAAGGCGCATCCGGTGACGATGACCTGGCACGCCGAGGACGGCCAGGTGTACGAGTTGAACCTGATCGATACGCCGGGCCACGTGGATTTCGCCTACGAAGTGTCTCGCAGCCTCGCCGCCTGCGAAGGGGCGCTGCTGGTGGTGGACGCCGCCCAGGGCGTCGAGGCACAGACGGTCGCCAACGTGCACATGGCGTCGAAGCAAAAACTCAC
This is a stretch of genomic DNA from Verrucomicrobiia bacterium. It encodes these proteins:
- a CDS encoding MMPL family transporter — its product is MTAIRARVSNILTAAPSWMHWLLLALTAALIGLVVVLVDLTPHVDEDFFFSVKDPQFQQTKKIEASFPNRSQLIISVSSPDISSEHYLERIGQLTEKIKAINQIVGVRSLAEGPKSFSDAMASPLWRRLLIAGNQRSSNLIVLIEGKEASKLIRRVEDIVKEFDEKDFVIRIAGAPYVVAMIQRNLVHDFAWFSATAVILFGGAMLPIFRSVRILVGMLATCISAIMVSLLVQALLGMKIGILTANLSTIVFVLTFSHLVYMTSNWRNLAHRRDTAPRQLAAAAYGVTLPPSFWCMVCTSLGFATLLLVQAKPLRELGLGGTIGTIAAFLCAYTIYPFFLRWAVPPDDRVTKTKRYSPFGDRRFILPVALLLIVTVSLAFGLRKLNTDPSLLDYFKPHQPLRDGLEYVDRNGGSSPLELVVATTDGRKLNTSDAYEKMWQLQGALENQPAVGTVVSLPVLMAEGNRAPLAFLLTWENLLRIMEKPEHGRVAASFINEDHTQAVFLLRMVESGRQQYRAEIVDDLRSIVRQQGFEPVLVGGVYQLQGDLARLVSASMLEGLGWLFAVFLVVALIITRSFRTAVAMIISLSLCRFCMLGAAGFLKVPVDIISAPAANVCIGMAVDSMIHLVFAVRRNRRLEKDSWKVWVAARDEQWRAVAGSATIIATGFAIFTLSNFPPTQRFGLVVIFGTLIDIMATLLVLPLLSGAHWKTVATR
- a CDS encoding DUF1573 domain-containing protein, producing MKREFLAVALVVIATMGIARGDATNNPTASTQPPSPVPATNNPAEPPGPSPKIQFDKTVYDFGITSLVESLTGTFTFHNTGTGELKIGKLLQKASVKPDVLKPGEKGELVFKLSIGAAHGALEKHITVTSNDPQAPKMSLSIKVEVKQVLEISPQNIHLGNVRQGTITNVMVLVHRVDGKSLNITKAESGSKLLRTRVEPVEGSNDESAKVIIELQNEGTPRQFGESVKLSLEDVPQPVAAITIDGRLLGDVLVDPVMLYWPIRDTSSTNSEALPTREIKVLALTAGQPLDITNLTTNVKDLSLKLVAKNAGQTYVVVARLVKMPEKSVQGAIVFETNMTSQPKVVIPVTISIPKQLP
- a CDS encoding TadE/TadG family type IV pilus assembly protein, which translates into the protein MNHELSHWISKSYRKQSGQSLVEFALVLPILALLLFGIIQYGFIFSAMLTVRNASAVGARYAVVGSPSGSNVQAVATGAVAPMLNAGSATASVTPTNLAGNTATSVTVTYNLPLIIPFVVPGKTAGGSLTLSATTVMR
- a CDS encoding TadG family pilus assembly protein, which codes for MSKRVRRIPRQESRGKNGSTLVLVTVSMVALFGFTALSIDVARAYKEKRHEQFGTDAGAFAAVVMLNTNLAASTAANNASLEAANVAGANGVTSSEITSGGGIQVGRWANGQFFPNQTTNGVYTAVRVQAKRNVGMQFAKVVGLSSMSPTVHSTADLEGAGRVANAVPFGVSVDQVTNHTYGDTMLLNDITIGSGKQGKVYLAAYQDTPAWYVAMTGSSGCGCETSVGTIPTKSGNGQVDQAFNALGAGAILVMPVVDQFSFSGNSGQADILGFVIVKLLNSSGTGNNWSANVQFLATVIGDGGGGNCPPPCAQTRLIVQ
- a CDS encoding ankyrin repeat domain-containing protein, whose product is MDTLHVDATIPEITITPRDILFECPNCSKSMVIDESAVGKIVDCPRCPTQVIVPSRPAPPAETERRESATAALLLAVQHGDSSSLNVALAQGADVNAVAPDGMTALMLAVQQDRADFVKALIGHGANLEAKGPSGRTALMLAQQAGQFHLVRLFWKADTRPAYRFFGRRRRRP
- a CDS encoding phosphoglucomutase/phosphomannomutase family protein; this translates as MHLTKIKFGTDGWRGVIAEDFTFENVRRVAQATADYWNSLVGTQKAAIVGYDNRFLSETYAKLVCEVLAANGIKALYPPLAVPTPAVSFAVRDRTLCGAVMITASHNPPQFNGYKLKAHYAGPADPETCAQVEGRVDQSPVRALNFDEGIKNGSIEIYDPRAAHVAAVKKIINLKKIRGTRLRIAVDSMYGCGGTELETILAKSACRVQTIRANRDPLFGGINPEPIGKNLGALCDAVKKTRAQIGLATDGDADRLGIVNDKGQYESIQLVFAMLLLHLIRNRGQKTGVVVKSANSTVLIDRICRAHSLKLAEVPVGFKYICQQMRERDVLIGGEESGGIGFQGHIPERDGMLANLMLLEMLTMTGKPLTRIARELQKEFGASSYDRIDMRFPLEKREKFIESLRSQPPKELLGVPLAQMKDFDGVKYIAQDDSWLMFRTSGTEPIIRIYSEASTAVRMKRLLEHGKSLALKMAKT
- a CDS encoding choice-of-anchor tandem repeat GloVer-containing protein, translated to MKRVALLAIVVGLGLSVVAGDLLAAVTLTTLHTFTGADGDAPVAGLALGTNGNFYGTTEFGGMETNGCVGSCGTLFEISSDGAFTSLHLFNYDDGSAPRGGLVQASDGNLYGTTFDGGACGLGTAFRITASGVLTTISPPDPGSCCAIGSNAKLVQTSDGNLYGTGGAGVFQIATNGVCTALNVELPESTPAGLIQGSDGNLYGTTQFGGTSSNCSSGCGTVFKMTTNGVLTILHSFDGSDGQQPLGDLVEGNDGNFYGTTSGSVLGALNCTNGCGTVFQITPDGVFTNLHAFTGPEGKLPKAGLALGSDSNFYGTASSGGAFGVGTVFQITTNGDLTKLVSFNALNGGDPVARLLLGPDGAFYGTTEVGGSGTNALGTVFKLTISTNSSVTISCVLSPALATNTVNTPNTVVATVTSNGVAKSGLHVNFSVLGANAGQTGSATTSAGGLGTFTYTGTIAGTDAIRAIAGGATGTATKVWIAAVATHDLEVTKLKAPKKITLSATKPNITGKFAVTIQNNGDATEVIPDLGTLANLVTLNIQSLGACTNPVAMLTTPKFVFPFQLAPKKKLNLAYTTIFSCANNPLATTKTATNNDYQTTAVVDLSALSETDSTSSNDLCPRPPSGSDPGCGNKTLAGTLGGDVLIDVVVK
- a CDS encoding tetratricopeptide repeat protein, producing MVRVDSTTTVIGRLHLASGTMSRRVFELTQDRVNVGREDDNLIRLDHITVSLHHAVLIRTGSHYKVRDLISTNGTFINGVRITGEDLRHGDTLLFGEVEMWYEEPGQPPAEPKIYSPQTALPLGRSRPIEPPAKELEYRIVGADGRTYGPVNATQLQKWISQGFANEQTWVPAEARRNWKQLAEFPEFADALRANPTATNLLGTPPKEARSEAPVKVTPIAAPGLVTATEPATAAEEAPVAPTRWGNWPHRVAGLLLVVLVGGAGAWWFERWPFGSGGPLRQFGRSADVYVLSDPDYAVAGAAEDAKNYTELLKTAKVLADRYPNSGVVQYILGEAYAKLGFFSNAATAFQEAIKLKPDYVDAWYNLGWAYTRAGNMPEAADVFQQLVKLTPRDPQAWENLGGAYAGEGHPADAIAAYRKAVELKPDFADAHFKLGAAYASQGRYPEAINAYRLALKHRPDFPEAWFNLGVVSEQQGDHDEAVLFFQQALKLKPNYAEAWGGLVRAYLKLHQTGKAGDAAREMKKIDPVKADQLAQELSRETPQPLSTPARPR